From a region of the Syngnathus typhle isolate RoL2023-S1 ecotype Sweden linkage group LG12, RoL_Styp_1.0, whole genome shotgun sequence genome:
- the LOC133163800 gene encoding sphingosine 1-phosphate receptor 3, translating to MIDPRIYLHYNYTGKLDHRPSVDANAGVGTPDTKTLLFLVVCGFIVLENLTVLVAIWRNHRFHNRMYYFIGNLALCDMLAGVAYLVNLLLSGDRTLHLSPALWFVREGSMFVALGASIFSLLAIAIERHLTMIKMRPYDSNKNYRVFLLIGTCWLIAISFGALPILGWNCLGDLPDCSTILPLYSKKYVAFCIIVFMVLLLAMSVLYGRIYILVKSSSRKVSKHSNSEHAMSLLRTVIIVVGVFIACWTPIFVLLLVDVACEQRRRCPILYKADWFIGLAVLNSAMNPVIYTLASREMRRAFLGLACCLCYRGKTSTPGSGNRQCLEASRSRSKSWSSQNNHNQQGSRQAGPDVEADSELGKVSVVAGPSGADADNFLQNDGNE from the coding sequence ATGATTGATCCTCGCATCTACCTGCACTACAACTACACGGGCAAGCTGGACCACCGGCCCAGCGTGGACGCCAATGCCGGCGTGGGCACCCCGGACACTAAGACGCTCCTGTTCCTGGTGGTGTGCGGCTTCATCGTGCTGGAGAACCTGACGGTGTTGGTGGCCATCTGGCGGAACCACCGCTTCCACAACCGCATGTACTACTTCATCGGCAACCTGGCGCTGTGCGACATGCTTGCCGGCGTGGCGTATCTGGTCAACCTGCTCCTGTCCGGCGACAGGACCTTGCACCTGTCACCCGCCCTTTGGTTTGTGCGCGAGGGCAGCATGTTCGTGGCTTTGGGCGCTTCCATCTTCAGCCTTCTGGCCATCGCCATCGAGCGCCACCTGACCATGATCAAAATGAGGCCTTATGATTCCAACAAGAACTACAGGGTCTTCCTTCTCATCGGCACGTGCTGGTTGATCGCCATTTCCTTTGGGGCGCTTCCCATCCTGGGATGGAACTGCCTGGGCGACCTCCCCGACTGCTCCACCATTCTGCCCCTGTATTCCAAGAAGTACGTAGCTTTCTGCATCATTGTCTTCATGGTGCTGCTCCTGGCCATGTCGGTGCTTTACGGACGCATCTACATCTTGGTTAAGTCCAGTAGCCGCAAGGTGAGCAAGCATAGCAATTCAGAGCACGCCATGTCGCTGCTACGCACCGTCATTATCGTGGTGGGGGTCTTCATCGCCTGCTGGACGCCCATTTTTGTGCTGCTCCTGGTGGACGTGGCCTGCGAGCAGCGTCGACGCTGCCCCATCCTTTACAAGGCCGACTGGTTCATCGGGTTGGCCGTGCTCAATTCGGCCATGAATCCCGTCATATACACGCTGGCCAGCCGCGAGATGAGACGGGCCTTCCTGGGCTTGGCTTGCTGTCTTTGCTATCGTGGCAAAACGTCGACGCCGGGCAGTGGGAACAGGCAATGTTTGGAGGCTAGTCGGAGCCGGAGCAAGTCGTGGAGTAGCCAGAACAACCACAACCAGCAAGGCAGCAGGCAGGCGGGGCCGGACGTGGAGGCGGACTCTGAACTCGGGAAGGTGTCGGTGGTTGCGGGGCCGAGTGGTGCTGATGCTGACAACTTCCTCCAGAATGACGGGAACGAGTGA
- the shc3 gene encoding SHC-transforming protein 3 has protein sequence MLHRTKYNRFRNESVTSVDDIVHGLSMNPKVSASPETPYAPPADDQPPAAPGAAAGHDHSDDGGTPLCTLINKVSNLKFSNSSSLLGIKGLPSAVKDLAVAKLQGGGASVTSVAAVGAAACLPTLEPATGMSKKSRADELLPAGEDWNPGCGGPVGKPFRGWLHSSEKISGPGVTYIVKYLGCIEVLRSMRSLDFTTRSQITREAISLVCEAVPGPKSALRKRKPPSKALSSILGKSNLQFAGMSINLNISTSSLNLMTPDCKQIIANHHMQSISFASGGDPDTTDFVAYVAKDPVNRRACHILECSDGLAQDVISTIGQAFDLRFQQYMQCPSSKPSATHDRVLNVEELPWTEEEEESAEHPYYNNIPGKMPPPGGFIDARLTNQNADGSQMGSNSVDPNYYQGRHCGENWTEERKSTFIQQGSLDISSESKGPPTKTGEMPTYMNTQQIDEQVLAALQAEAEHVTKGMAAAARENPLTDLFDMKPFEDAIQAQPQAPSQVLTLHKATSVDNSSPLLARSIAFRAQEELEGQAWYRGKMSRRDAEKLLHDDGDFLVRKSATNPGSYVLTGMHNGIAKHLLLVDPEGTVRTKDHVFDSISHLIGHHRDNNLPIVSAGSELCLLQPVVWKQ, from the exons ATGCTTCACCGCACCAAATACAACCGCTTCAGGAATGAGTCGGTGACGTCCGTCGATGACATCGTCCACGGCCTGTCCATGAACCCCAAGGTGTCGGCCAGCCCCGAGACGCCTTATGCTCCCCCGGCGGACGACCAGCCCCCGGCCGCtcccggcgccgccgccggccaCGACCACTCGGACGATGGCGGTACGCCCCTGTGCACCCTCATCAACAAGGTGTCCAACCTGAAGTTCAGCAACTCCAGCAGCTTGCTCGGCATCAAGGGGCTGCCCTCAGCAGTCAAGGACCTGGCAGTGGCCAAGCTGCAGGGTGGCGGCGCTTCGGTGACGAGCGTGGCGGCCGTAGGGGCGGCGGCCTGCCTGCCAACGCTGGAGCCTGCCACCGGCATGAGCAAGAAGAGCAGAGCGGACGAGCTTCTACCCGCCGGCGAGGACTGGAACCCCGGCTGCGGTGGACCGGTGGGCAAACCTTTCAGAGGGTGGCTGCACTCCAGTGAGAAGATCTCCGGACCAGGAGTGACATACATTGTTAAG TATCTGGGTTGCATTGAAGTTCTTCGATCGATGAGATCTTTAGATTTCACCACGCGATCTCAAATAACAAG GGAGGCTATCAGCTTGGTTTGTGAGGCTGTTCCAGGCCCCAAAAGCGCTCTGCGGAAGCGAAAG cCACCATCCAAAGCTCTGTCCAGCATCCTGGGGAAGAGCAATCTGCAGTTTGCCGGCATGTCGATCAACTTGAACATCTCCACCAGTAGCCTCAATCTAATGACGCCGGACTGCAAACAA ATCATAGCCAATCATCACATGCAGTCCATCTCCTTCGCATCCGGCGGCGACCCC GACACAACGGACTTTGTTGCCTACGTGGCAAAAGATCCTGTTAACAGAAGAG CGTGTCACATCCTGGAGTGTTCGGACGGGCTGGCCCAAGACGTCATCAGCACCATCGGCCAGGCCTTTGACCTTCGCTTCCAGCAGTACATGCAGTGTCCTTCCAGCAAGCCTTccgccacacatgacag GGTGCTCAATGTGGAGGAGTTGCCATggacggaggaggaggaagagtctGCAGAGCATCCATACTACAACAACATCCCCGGGAAGATGCCGCCCCCCGGAGGCTTCATCGACGCGCGGCTGACCAATCAGAACGCAGACGGAAGCCAG ATGGGCTCAAACTCTGTGGATCCGAACTATTACCAAGGGCGACACTGTGGGGAAAACTGGACAGAGGAGAGAAAGTCTACCTTCATACAACAAG GTTCCTTGGATATAAGCAGTGAAAGCAAAGGTCCGCCGACAAAAACGGGCGAGATGCCCACGTACATGAACACCCAGCAGATCGACGAGCAGGTCTTGGCGGCGCTGCAGGCCGAGGCGGAGCATGTGACCAAGGGAATGGCAGCCGCGGCAAGGGAGAATCCGCTGACGGATCTCTTTGACATGA AACCCTTCGAGGACGCCATCCAGGCGCAGCCGCAAGCGCCCTCGCAGGTGTTAACGTTGCACAAGGCGACGTCAGTGGACAACTCCAGCCCGCTGCTGGCGCGCTCCATCGCTTTCCGGGCgcaggaggagctggagggCCAAGCGTGGTACCGCGGCAAGATGAGTCGGCGCGATGCCGAAAAGCTGCTGCATGACGACGGCGACTTCCTGGTGCGCAAGAGCGCCACCAACCCGGGCTCTTACGTGCTCACCGGTATGCACAACGGCATCGCCAAGCACTTGTTGCTGGTGGACCCTGAAGGCACG GTTCGGACGAAAGATCACGTGTTCGACAGCATTAGCCACCTGATTGGCCATCACCGTGACAACAACCTGCCAATCGTGTCAGCCGGGAGCGAACTGTGTCTGCTGCAGCCAGTCGTATGGAAGCAGTAA
- the LOC133163664 gene encoding zinc finger and BTB domain-containing protein 7C encodes MVHHREEDRIGIPFPNHSSDVLCSLNEQRRDGLLCDVVLIVRDQEYRSHRSVLAACSHYFKKLFTVANCEDGHHHHHAAAPTPSAAIYEIDFVAPESLTAILEFAYTSTLTVTASNVSEILNAAQMLEIPCVINVCLEIMDSGEGQGGGSERREEEEVEDEEEEEEEEEDGSRNDDQEDDDDRSSESRGHPAGMDESPPPSTSTYQERSLDSMRAKQENLENRTLKDFSIESLLQDGLYPRMPALDRRASFSPLLPGFYPSMWAADFPAFPKHFLEPALHQHSGAGGGSPRVPAIYPTPDNPPPGPLDLAVKREIIKEEIKEDVLPGLLHGDFLKEFVSSGLCSATGPMPPSSHSLGVVKDEADFRSYLSFLNSASHLGALFPPWQLEEERKMKPKSSQQCPICNKIIQGAGKLPRHMRTHTGEKPYMCTICEVRFTRQDKLKIHMRKHTGERPYICLHCNSKFVHNYDLKNHLRIHTGVRPYQCEHCYKSFTRSDHLHRHLKRQSCRVSRPRRGRKPAAWRSAPTAGYLRPPNAASTAGVLEGTGFKSYQNVEEKDAAERQRGVFAFALAGDDTLARSPFYAAASDPWTVRLERAPPIPETAT; translated from the exons ATGGTCCATCACAGAGAGGAAGACCGCATCGGAATCCCATTCCCCAATCACAGCAGCGATGTCCTGTGCAGCCTCAACGAGCAGCGTCGCGACGGTCTCCTATGCGACGTGGTCCTCATCGTGCGCGACCAGGAGTACCGCAGTCATCGCTCCGTGCTGGCCGCCTGCAGTCACTACTTCAAGAAGCTCTTCACCGTGGCCAACTGCGAGGATggacatcaccaccaccacgccGCCGCTCCCACACCCTCCGCAGCCATCTACGAAATTGACTTTGTGGCCCCGGAATCGCTCACGGCCATCCTGGAGTTCGCCTACACCTCCACGCTGACGGTGACGGCGTCCAATGTCAGTGAGATCCTGAATGCGGCGCAAATGCTGGAGATCCCCTGCGTCATTAACGTGTGCCTGGAGATCATGGACAGCGGTGAGGGACAAGGTGGAGGCTCTGAACggagggaagaagaagaagtagaagatgaggaagaagaagaggaggaagaggaagacggGTCGAGGAACGATGATCAGGAGGACGATGACGACAGGTCGTCGGAGAGCAGGGGGCATCCTGCGGGGATGGACGAGTCGCCGCCGCCCAGCACCTCCACCTACCAGGAGCGGTCGCTTGACAGTATGCGTGCAAAGCAG GAGAATCTGGAGAACCGCACTCTGAAGGACTTCTCTATCGAGTCACTCCTCCAAGATGGCCTGTACCCTCGCATGCCCGCTCTGGACAGGAGGGCCAGCTTCTCTCCTCTGCTGCCTGGCTTCTACCCTTCTATGTGGGCCGCCGACTTCCCGGCATTTCCCAAGCACTTCCTGGAACCGGCGCTTCATCAGCACTCTGGAGCGGGCGGCGGCTCCCCGAGGGTGCCAGCCATCTATCCGACGCCTGACAACCCCCCACCCGGGCCCCTTGATCTGGCCGTGAAGCGGGAGATCatcaaagaagaaataaaagagGACGTGCTGCCCGGTTTGCTTCACGGCGACTTCCTGAAGGAGTTTGTCAGCTCGGGGCTGTGCAGCGCCACCGGCCCCATGCCGCCCTCAAGCCACTCCCTGGGAGTAGTCAAGGACGAGGCTGACTTCCGCTCATACCTGAGCTTCCTGAACTCGGCATCTCACCTTGGGGCACTCTTTCCACCCTGGCAACTGGAAGAGGAGAGGAAGATGAAGCCCAAGTCTTCACAGCAGTGTCCCATCTGCAACAAGATCATCCAGGGGGCCGGGAAGCTACCGAGACACATGAGGACCCACACGGGAGAGAAACCATACATGTGCACCATCTGCGAGGTGCGCTTCACCAG ACAGGACAAGCTGAAGATCCACATGAGGAAGCATACGGGCGAACGGCCATACATCTGCCTGCACTGCAACTCCAAGTTTGTGCACAACTACGATCTGAAGAACCACCTCCGCATCCACACTGGCGTGCGGCCCTACCAGTGCGAGCACTGCTACAAGAGTTTCACACGCTCCGACCACCTGCACCGCCACCTCAAGAGGCAGAGTTGCCGGGTTTCCCGCCCACGCCGAGGCCGCAAGCCGGCCGCTTGGCGGTCTGCACCCACTGCTGGTTACCTGCGCCCGCCCAATGCCGCTTCAACCGCAGGTGTTTTGGAGGGAACCGGCTTCAAGTCATACCAGAACGTTGAGGAGAAGGATGCGGCGGAGCGCCAGCGAGGGGTGTTTGCCTTCGCCTTGGCGGGGGACGACACGCTGGCCCGCTCACCCTTCTACGCGGCCGCCTCGGACCCCTGGACCGTCAGACTGGAGCGGGCCCCGCCCATCCCGGAGACTGCCACATGA